A single window of Culicoides brevitarsis isolate CSIRO-B50_1 chromosome 3, AGI_CSIRO_Cbre_v1, whole genome shotgun sequence DNA harbors:
- the LOC134836027 gene encoding brachyurin-like: protein MRTFAVLFACILAVNAVDFSKVRPIEELLAMHPERYPLFNSFGRAPANSRIVGGLEAREGQFPYQAALFVSTSQGTFFCGGSLVNNDYVLTAAHCVDIADSVEVVLGAHNIRENEQSQKKFVVPKENIKFHENWNANQIRNDIAILRLPERVTFNERIQAIELPRHKDRENSYAQEPCTTSGWGKDKDSASGVSPVLRFVETEIITNSGCGNYFPGVIQSSNICASGKGGKSSCNGDSGGPLTVLDKGTTKQVGIVSFGIAFGCSIGFPHAYTRVTEYLGWIEANSNVVIEN, encoded by the exons ATGAGAACCTTCGCAGTACTTTTTGCCTGCATTTTGGCAGTCAATGCCGTTGACTTTAGCAAAGTCCGCCCCATCGAGGAGCTTTTGGCAATGCATCCCGAAAGATATCCCTTGTTCAATTCCTTTGGACGGGCACCAGCCAATAGCCGTATTGTTGGAGGACTTGAAGCTCGTGAGGGACAATTCCCCTACCAAGCTGCTTTGTTTGTCAGCACCAGCCAAGGAACTTTCTTCTGTGGTGGTTCTCTCGTCAACAACGATTACGTCTTAACCGCTGCTCACTGCGTTGATAT tgccGATTCCGTCGAAGTTGTCTTGGGTGCCCATAACATCCGTGAAAACGAGCAATCCCAAAAGAAATTCGTCGTGCcaaaagaaaacattaaattcCACGAAAACTGGAATGCTAACCAAATCCGTAACGATATTGCCATCTTGAGATTGCCTGAACGCGTTACCTTCAACGAACGCATCCAAGCTATTGAATTGCCACGCCACAAGGACCGTGAAAACTCGTATGCCCAAGAGCCATGCACCACCAGTGGATGGGGAAAGGATAAGGATT CTGCTTCCGGTGTCTCTCCCGTCCTCCGCTTCGTCGAAACCGAAATCATCACCAACTCTGGATGCGGCAACTACTTCCCCGGCGTCATCCAATCCTCAAACATCTGCGCCTCGGGCAAGGGAGGAAAGAGCTCATGCAACGGTGACTCTGGCGGCCCATTGACTGTCTTGGACAAAGGAACCACCAAACAAGTTGGTATCGTCTCATTCGGTATTGCCTTCGGATGCTCCATTGGATTCCCACATGCCTACACTCGTGTCACCGAATACTTGGGCTGGATCGAAGCCAACTCGAACGTCGTAAtcgaaaactaa